The Acidobacteriota bacterium genome contains a region encoding:
- the xseB gene encoding exodeoxyribonuclease VII small subunit produces MSESEEKVEQEPTFGDAMTALDEILGRIESEEVDIDRLAAELARAAELLELCRGKIRRAEVEVSQIVQSLDESGGD; encoded by the coding sequence ATGAGTGAGTCGGAAGAGAAGGTGGAACAGGAGCCGACCTTCGGCGATGCGATGACGGCCCTCGATGAAATTCTCGGCCGCATCGAGAGCGAGGAGGTCGATATCGATCGTCTCGCTGCGGAGCTGGCCCGGGCGGCGGAACTGTTGGAGCTGTGCCGCGGCAAGATCCGTCGGGCGGAGGTGGAGGTCAGCCAGATTGTCCAGTCGCTGGATGAGAGCGGCGGCGACTAG
- the xseA gene encoding exodeoxyribonuclease VII large subunit: MPFDEETYSVSQLCEEVRDFLAQGFYSVWVVGEVQRLRPSQRGHSYFELVEKDGREGIQGKLDAVLWRGDRLRLGRSAEPLAEGVEIRCRGNLDFYPPAGRLQFVLRQIDPTYTLGRLEQQRRETLAALTAAGLLDTNGSLPMPELPLSLALITSADSAAYHDFLSSLEESGYGFRVTLIHSSVQGAAAEAELVSALGAAGEVGADAIVMVRGGGSRSDLAVFDQRAVAEAIARAPVPVVTGLGHEIDVAIADVVAHTAVTTPTKAAEVVIERVAQADLRLEDLNREIPRTALRQLQTQREKLAGAARMVPVARLRLASAAVRLAGRGRSLARLGGSALRARSSALEERNRRLAREAPRALARRSARLEEVLRAIADRSEDRLREGRLALAGWERLCRQLSPRRTLERGFSLTRDGAGRVVRDASKVAAGDRLITQLSQGEVKSRVSKTHRYPAPSPEGEAAAEPPGTG; the protein is encoded by the coding sequence GTGCCCTTCGACGAAGAAACCTACAGTGTCTCGCAGCTTTGCGAGGAGGTGCGGGATTTCCTGGCCCAGGGTTTCTACTCCGTTTGGGTGGTGGGGGAGGTCCAGCGGTTGCGGCCCAGTCAGCGCGGCCACAGCTACTTCGAGCTGGTGGAGAAGGACGGCCGGGAAGGGATCCAGGGCAAACTCGACGCGGTGCTGTGGCGCGGGGACCGGCTGCGTTTGGGCCGGTCCGCGGAGCCCCTGGCGGAGGGGGTGGAGATCCGGTGCCGGGGGAATCTCGATTTCTATCCTCCCGCCGGGCGCCTGCAGTTTGTGCTGCGGCAGATCGATCCCACCTACACCCTCGGCCGTCTGGAGCAGCAGCGACGGGAGACCCTCGCGGCGTTGACGGCGGCGGGACTGCTCGATACCAACGGCTCTTTGCCGATGCCGGAGCTGCCCCTCTCCCTCGCCCTCATCACCTCCGCTGACAGCGCGGCCTACCACGATTTTCTGTCGTCCCTCGAAGAGAGCGGCTACGGCTTTCGGGTGACCCTGATCCATTCCTCTGTACAGGGCGCCGCCGCCGAGGCGGAACTGGTTTCGGCTCTGGGCGCCGCCGGCGAGGTGGGGGCCGACGCCATCGTGATGGTCCGCGGCGGCGGCTCGCGCAGCGATCTGGCGGTGTTCGATCAGCGGGCGGTGGCCGAGGCGATTGCCCGGGCGCCGGTTCCGGTGGTGACGGGACTGGGCCACGAGATCGATGTGGCCATTGCCGATGTGGTGGCCCACACCGCCGTCACCACGCCGACCAAGGCGGCGGAGGTCGTGATCGAGCGCGTCGCCCAGGCGGACCTTCGGCTGGAGGATCTGAACCGAGAGATTCCGCGCACCGCCCTTCGGCAGCTCCAGACCCAGCGCGAGAAGCTGGCCGGCGCCGCCCGCATGGTGCCGGTGGCTCGCCTGCGGTTGGCTTCGGCGGCGGTCCGCCTGGCTGGGCGCGGACGCTCTCTGGCGCGCCTCGGTGGGTCGGCCTTGCGCGCTCGGTCCAGCGCCCTGGAGGAGCGGAATCGGCGCCTGGCGCGCGAAGCCCCGCGCGCCCTGGCGCGCCGGTCGGCGCGGCTCGAAGAGGTCCTGCGGGCGATTGCCGACCGGAGTGAGGATCGTCTGCGGGAAGGCCGCCTGGCCCTGGCCGGCTGGGAGCGCCTGTGCCGGCAGCTCTCTCCGCGGCGCACCTTGGAGCGCGGATTCAGCTTGACCCGCGATGGTGCGGGCCGGGTGGTGCGCGATGCTTCGAAGGTTGCGGCCGGCGATCGCCTGATCACACAACTTTCCCAGGGAGAGGTGAAAAGCCGGGTGTCGAAAACTCATCGATACCCGGCTCCGAGCCCGGAGGGCGAGGCGGCGGCGGAGCCGCCGGGGACGGGGTGA
- a CDS encoding ABC-F family ATP-binding cassette domain-containing protein: MIAVSDLGKAFGPQTLFQGASIQFNPGNRYGLVGANGSGKSTFLKILAGEEPPSEGVVTVPKRLKLGVLKQDHFDFEEHPILHVAMMGDQDVWSAMAEKEIVLAKAEESFDADRYAELEDIILRHDGYTLEARAGEILEGLGIPTEQHPLPLSTLSGGFKLRVLLAQVLAAYPDVLLLDEPTNHLDIVSIRWLEKFLVDYPGCSLVISHDHRFLDNVCNYIVDVDYETLRLYPGNYSTFVEAKVEERTRREKELANREKQIAQQQRFVDRFRAKATKARQAQSKQKLIDKMSEDLEPLAQSSRRYPTFKLRQVRPSGKEVLNLEGISKAYGEKQVLKDVSLTVRRGDRLAILGPNGIGKSTLLKIVMGVVQADAGESEWGYEARPGYFAQDHHELLGEAKQSVESWLWEACPMEPIGFVRGQLGLVLFSGDEAEKNVQSLSGGEAARLIFARLAVEQPNILLLDEPTNHLDLEAIDALVEGLREYDGSLIFVSHDRYFVSRLADRILELSATGIQDFQGTYDEYLAHCGDDHLDADTVILKAKREKRKEKTAAPPRQASADDRKRRRRLEKRRDEITHKIEANEARIHEINELFCDPAYFERTPHGKVRKLEDEQKKRSAENDELMTEWEEIESQLEAAADIA; encoded by the coding sequence ATGATCGCCGTCTCGGACCTCGGAAAAGCCTTTGGACCCCAGACTCTCTTCCAGGGAGCCTCGATCCAGTTCAATCCCGGCAACCGCTACGGGCTGGTCGGCGCCAACGGCTCCGGCAAGTCGACCTTCCTGAAGATTCTGGCGGGGGAAGAGCCGCCCAGCGAAGGGGTCGTGACGGTACCCAAGCGGCTCAAGCTCGGCGTGCTCAAACAGGACCACTTCGACTTCGAAGAGCACCCCATCCTGCACGTCGCCATGATGGGCGATCAGGACGTGTGGTCGGCGATGGCCGAGAAAGAGATCGTCCTGGCGAAGGCCGAGGAATCCTTCGACGCCGACCGCTACGCCGAACTGGAAGACATCATCCTGCGCCACGACGGCTACACCCTAGAGGCGCGGGCCGGCGAGATCCTCGAAGGTTTGGGCATCCCCACGGAGCAGCATCCGCTGCCGCTGTCGACCCTTTCCGGCGGCTTCAAGTTGCGGGTGCTGCTGGCGCAGGTGTTGGCCGCCTATCCGGATGTGCTGCTCCTCGACGAGCCCACCAACCACCTGGACATCGTCTCCATCCGCTGGCTGGAGAAGTTTCTGGTCGACTACCCCGGCTGCTCCCTGGTGATCTCCCACGATCACCGCTTCCTCGACAACGTCTGCAACTACATCGTCGACGTGGACTACGAGACCCTGCGCCTCTACCCGGGCAACTACTCGACCTTCGTCGAGGCCAAGGTCGAGGAGCGCACCCGGCGGGAAAAAGAACTCGCCAACCGCGAAAAGCAGATCGCCCAACAGCAACGCTTCGTCGATCGTTTCCGGGCCAAGGCCACCAAGGCGCGCCAGGCCCAGAGCAAGCAAAAGTTGATCGACAAAATGTCCGAGGACCTCGAACCGCTAGCCCAGTCCTCGCGCCGCTATCCGACCTTCAAGCTGCGGCAGGTGCGGCCGAGCGGCAAGGAAGTGCTCAATCTCGAAGGCATCTCCAAAGCCTACGGCGAAAAGCAGGTATTGAAAGACGTGTCCCTGACCGTTCGGCGCGGTGACCGGCTGGCGATTCTCGGCCCCAACGGCATCGGCAAGTCCACCCTGCTCAAGATCGTCATGGGCGTCGTCCAGGCGGACGCCGGTGAGTCCGAGTGGGGCTACGAGGCGCGGCCGGGATACTTCGCCCAGGACCACCACGAACTGCTGGGCGAGGCCAAGCAGTCCGTCGAGAGCTGGCTGTGGGAAGCCTGCCCGATGGAGCCCATCGGCTTCGTGCGCGGCCAGCTCGGCCTGGTGCTGTTTTCCGGCGACGAGGCGGAAAAAAACGTGCAGAGCCTCTCCGGCGGCGAGGCGGCGCGCCTGATCTTCGCTCGCCTGGCGGTGGAGCAGCCGAACATCCTGCTCCTGGACGAGCCCACCAATCACCTCGATCTCGAGGCGATCGACGCGCTGGTAGAAGGCCTCCGGGAGTACGACGGCAGTCTCATCTTCGTTTCCCACGACCGCTACTTCGTGTCGCGCCTGGCGGACCGCATCCTCGAACTTTCGGCCACCGGAATCCAGGACTTCCAGGGCACCTACGACGAATACCTGGCACACTGCGGCGACGACCACCTCGACGCCGACACGGTGATCCTCAAGGCCAAGCGGGAGAAGCGCAAAGAAAAGACCGCGGCACCGCCGCGGCAAGCTTCCGCCGACGATCGCAAGCGCCGGCGCCGGCTGGAGAAGCGGCGCGACGAGATCACTCACAAGATCGAGGCCAACGAAGCGCGCATCCACGAGATCAACGAGCTGTTCTGCGACCCGGCGTATTTCGAACGCACGCCCCACGGCAAGGTACGCAAACTCGAGGACGAGCAGAAGAAGCGCAGTGCCGAGAACGACGAGTTGATGACCGAATGGGAGGAGATCGAGTCGCAGCTCGAAGCGGCCGCCGACATCGCCTAG
- a CDS encoding sigma-70 family RNA polymerase sigma factor, with protein MEDSQHKALAFSRPEAQTPEAEVSTEEVVRRLQQGLNPEEGFRYLFNRYYWPLFRIFRRRGFSDEESRDLVQDVFVGLHQSIASFRWEAPFEAWLIGLAKNTGRKRVRRAVQKNRRETPLDERDHDGLAVRTSDDPLNDLLSQERGDRLREALAELPRRMGACVRLRIERELSYAQIAEVLQMAEATVKVHMFEARKRLKTLLS; from the coding sequence TTGGAGGATTCTCAGCACAAGGCCCTCGCCTTCTCCAGGCCTGAGGCCCAAACCCCCGAGGCCGAGGTATCGACCGAAGAGGTCGTCCGCCGCCTACAGCAAGGACTAAACCCCGAAGAAGGTTTCCGGTACCTGTTCAATCGATACTATTGGCCCCTTTTCCGGATCTTCCGGCGGCGGGGTTTTTCCGATGAGGAATCGAGGGACTTGGTGCAGGACGTGTTTGTCGGGCTGCATCAGAGCATCGCGAGCTTTCGCTGGGAAGCACCCTTTGAAGCCTGGCTAATCGGCCTGGCCAAGAACACCGGGCGCAAGCGAGTGCGCCGGGCGGTGCAGAAAAACCGACGAGAAACCCCCCTCGACGAGCGCGACCACGACGGTCTCGCGGTTCGCACCTCGGACGATCCGCTGAACGATCTGCTGTCGCAGGAGCGTGGCGACCGACTGCGGGAAGCCCTGGCTGAGCTTCCTCGCCGAATGGGCGCTTGCGTACGGCTCCGCATCGAGCGAGAGCTGTCCTACGCCCAGATCGCGGAGGTGCTGCAGATGGCCGAAGCCACCGTCAAGGTCCACATGTTCGAAGCGCGCAAACGCCTCAAGACCCTGCTTTCCTGA
- a CDS encoding PBP1A family penicillin-binding protein gives MPLKLRIPRPRRKALLLGGGLFLAVSCAIAVWILLPFWQLSGQFADLHQRQPSRLYGRSPLLTVDGRADLEALAERFRGEGYQSVAGEGELPPGSFRAGRGRLEVHLRPFPTPAGPAGDAVLDVRLRGRRVAALTLDGAAVTSALLDPPLLASYYGDALNERRPVRVRELPPHVINAVLAAEDDRFFDHSGVSIAGVARAAWMNLFGDGVRQGGSTLTQQLVKNLYLGPERTFGRKSREAILALMLDARYRKEQILEAYLNEIYLGASGGVNLIGVGAAARAYFGREPGELTLAEAATLAGMIPAPANRTPVSDPEVAKKHRNLVLERMAKLEMVSPEQARAAMDQAVVARPIPPRRRGVPYFADAMAREAAARWGLDDLSEGGFVLLSTLEGADQNKAEEAVSWGLEALEEGWEKGRDMPSPLQAAMVSVDPRDGSIVAYVGGRDYGSSQFDRAGQARRQAGSAFKPVIYATAFERGVASPSSMVEDAPLTVRLANQRWSPQNDDGEFNGWVSVRTAVERSLNVPTARLALQVGLKPIIEVARGLGVTAPLDPVPSLALGAFEVSPVEMATVYATFAAGGKRPPVHGLAAILDPSGEPMLGEPLPAPEQVISPEGAYLMTSVLQGVFDRGTARVTRDWGLTDRLAGKTGTSNGRRDSWFAGYAPNRATAVWVGYDDNSKTRMSGGRAALPIWARFTVRVRPSGGYSTFRQPAGVVTAVVDPESGGLATDRCPLVETEVFLRNQVPEYVCDLHGRGYREERWDRRRPVERRHPFRRWLKRVFGDG, from the coding sequence ATGCCCTTGAAACTTCGCATTCCCCGCCCGCGCCGTAAGGCGCTGCTGTTGGGGGGCGGCCTGTTTCTGGCCGTCTCCTGTGCCATCGCCGTATGGATCCTGTTGCCGTTCTGGCAGCTTTCCGGGCAATTCGCCGATCTTCATCAGCGCCAGCCGTCGCGGCTGTACGGCCGATCGCCGCTCTTGACGGTGGACGGCCGGGCCGATCTGGAGGCGCTGGCCGAGCGCTTTCGGGGCGAGGGGTACCAGAGCGTTGCCGGTGAGGGCGAGTTGCCGCCGGGCAGCTTCCGCGCCGGCCGCGGCCGCCTCGAAGTGCACCTGCGGCCGTTTCCCACTCCTGCCGGTCCGGCCGGTGACGCGGTGCTCGACGTTCGCCTGCGGGGACGGCGGGTGGCGGCCCTGACCCTGGACGGCGCGGCGGTGACCTCCGCCCTGCTCGATCCGCCGCTCCTCGCCTCGTACTACGGCGATGCCTTGAACGAGCGCCGGCCGGTGCGGGTGAGGGAATTGCCGCCGCACGTCATCAACGCCGTTCTCGCCGCCGAGGACGATCGCTTCTTCGACCACTCCGGGGTGTCCATCGCCGGGGTGGCGCGGGCCGCCTGGATGAACCTGTTCGGCGACGGCGTCCGCCAGGGCGGCAGTACCCTCACCCAGCAACTGGTCAAGAACCTCTATCTCGGTCCGGAGCGGACCTTCGGCCGCAAGAGCCGCGAGGCGATTCTGGCGCTGATGCTCGATGCGCGCTACCGCAAGGAGCAAATCCTGGAGGCCTACCTCAACGAGATCTACCTCGGCGCCTCCGGTGGGGTGAACCTGATCGGCGTGGGGGCCGCCGCGCGGGCCTACTTCGGCCGGGAGCCCGGAGAACTGACCCTCGCCGAGGCCGCCACCCTGGCGGGGATGATCCCGGCGCCGGCGAACCGCACCCCGGTGTCCGATCCGGAGGTCGCCAAGAAACACCGCAACCTGGTGCTCGAGCGAATGGCGAAACTCGAAATGGTGTCGCCGGAGCAGGCGAGGGCGGCGATGGACCAGGCGGTGGTCGCCCGGCCGATTCCGCCGCGCCGCCGGGGGGTTCCCTACTTCGCCGACGCGATGGCCCGAGAGGCGGCGGCGCGTTGGGGGCTGGACGATTTGTCCGAGGGCGGTTTCGTGCTGCTTTCGACCCTCGAAGGGGCCGACCAGAACAAGGCCGAGGAGGCCGTTTCCTGGGGCCTCGAGGCGCTCGAAGAAGGCTGGGAGAAGGGTCGCGACATGCCGTCGCCGCTCCAGGCGGCGATGGTTTCCGTGGATCCCCGGGACGGCAGCATTGTGGCCTATGTCGGTGGCCGGGACTATGGCTCCAGCCAGTTCGATCGCGCCGGCCAGGCGCGCCGTCAGGCCGGCAGCGCCTTCAAGCCGGTGATCTACGCCACCGCCTTCGAGCGCGGCGTCGCCTCGCCCTCGTCGATGGTCGAGGATGCGCCGCTGACGGTGCGCCTCGCCAATCAACGCTGGTCGCCGCAGAACGACGACGGCGAGTTCAACGGCTGGGTGAGCGTGCGCACCGCCGTCGAGCGCAGTCTCAACGTGCCCACCGCCCGGCTGGCCCTGCAGGTCGGTCTGAAGCCGATCATCGAGGTGGCCCGCGGGCTGGGGGTGACGGCGCCCCTCGATCCGGTGCCCTCCCTCGCCCTCGGTGCCTTCGAAGTCAGTCCGGTGGAGATGGCGACGGTCTATGCCACCTTCGCCGCCGGCGGCAAACGGCCGCCGGTGCACGGACTGGCCGCGATCCTCGATCCCTCCGGCGAGCCGATGCTGGGCGAGCCCCTGCCGGCGCCGGAGCAGGTGATCAGCCCCGAGGGTGCCTATCTGATGACCTCGGTGCTCCAGGGGGTGTTCGACCGCGGCACCGCCCGGGTGACCCGCGACTGGGGCCTGACGGACCGCCTGGCCGGCAAGACCGGCACCAGCAACGGCCGTCGCGATAGCTGGTTCGCCGGCTACGCTCCAAACCGCGCCACGGCCGTGTGGGTGGGGTACGACGACAACTCGAAGACCCGCATGTCCGGCGGCCGGGCGGCCCTTCCGATCTGGGCACGCTTTACGGTGCGGGTGCGTCCCTCCGGCGGCTACTCGACCTTCCGCCAGCCGGCGGGCGTCGTGACCGCCGTGGTGGACCCGGAGAGCGGTGGTCTGGCGACGGACCGCTGCCCGCTGGTGGAGACAGAGGTTTTCCTGCGCAACCAGGTGCCGGAGTACGTCTGCGATCTCCACGGCCGCGGCTACCGCGAGGAGCGCTGGGATCGCCGTCGGCCGGTCGAGCGGCGTCACCCCTTCCGGCGCTGGCTGAAGCGGGTTTTCGGCGACGGCTGA
- a CDS encoding mechanosensitive ion channel gives MEIWIDRLTATFGGYLPNLLAALAVLIVGWLVALVISAVVRAGLRRTTIDNRLAAWLQGDREGKPPEVEGIVGRIIFWLLMAMVFLAFFQVLGLAFVAGPIAGLLDEVFAFLPNLLSAVVLLVIAWLLARVLRFLVERGARAANLDERLARQTEADEADSEADAKPSPALSKTLGETVYWLTFLLFLPAVLGALNLTGLLDPVNGLVDKILGYLPNLLAAGLILVLGWLGARILQRVVTSLLAAAGVDRFGDSIGVSAQGGGKSLSSVIGLVLYVLVLLPVIIAALNALAIDAVTRPASEMLNRIMLAIPQLFAAGVVIVLAYFIGKVLASVVSNLLAGIGFDRFLERIGLVAPPVVDASEGEPTARRPPSQILGYVVMVGLLLFATIEALSLLEFELLAAMVTEFTLFAGNVLLGALIFVVGYYLAGLAAGLIRSSNVAQSDLLARVAQAAVVVLAAVMALRQAGLAEDVILLAFGLSLGALAVAAAIAFGIGGRDLAARYLERWTGKGGSTGNPGSPIT, from the coding sequence ATGGAGATCTGGATCGATCGTTTGACCGCGACTTTTGGCGGCTATTTACCGAATCTGTTGGCGGCCTTGGCGGTGCTCATCGTCGGCTGGCTGGTGGCGCTGGTGATCAGTGCCGTGGTGCGCGCCGGGCTGCGCCGTACCACCATCGACAACCGCCTCGCGGCCTGGCTTCAGGGCGACCGCGAAGGCAAGCCGCCGGAGGTGGAAGGAATCGTCGGCCGCATCATCTTCTGGCTGTTGATGGCGATGGTGTTTCTGGCCTTCTTCCAGGTGCTCGGCCTGGCCTTCGTCGCCGGCCCCATCGCCGGCCTGCTGGACGAGGTGTTCGCCTTCCTGCCGAACCTGCTGTCGGCGGTGGTGCTGTTGGTGATCGCCTGGCTGTTGGCGCGGGTGCTGCGCTTCCTGGTGGAGCGGGGTGCCCGGGCGGCGAACCTCGACGAGCGCCTGGCGCGCCAAACGGAGGCCGACGAGGCGGATTCCGAGGCGGACGCCAAGCCATCGCCGGCGTTGTCGAAGACCCTGGGGGAGACGGTCTATTGGCTGACCTTCCTGCTCTTCCTGCCGGCGGTGCTGGGTGCCCTCAATCTCACCGGCTTGCTCGATCCGGTCAACGGTCTGGTGGACAAGATCCTCGGCTATCTGCCGAATCTGTTGGCCGCCGGTCTGATTCTGGTGCTCGGCTGGCTGGGAGCGCGCATCCTGCAGCGGGTGGTGACCAGCCTGTTGGCGGCGGCGGGGGTGGATCGCTTCGGTGACTCCATCGGCGTGTCTGCGCAAGGTGGCGGCAAGAGCCTGTCGTCGGTGATCGGCCTGGTGCTCTACGTGCTGGTGCTGCTGCCGGTGATCATCGCGGCTTTGAACGCCCTCGCCATCGACGCGGTGACCCGCCCGGCGAGCGAGATGCTCAACCGCATCATGCTCGCCATTCCGCAGCTGTTCGCCGCCGGCGTGGTGATCGTTCTGGCGTACTTCATCGGCAAGGTACTGGCGAGCGTCGTGTCGAACCTGCTGGCGGGCATCGGATTCGATCGCTTCTTGGAGCGCATCGGCCTGGTGGCCCCGCCGGTGGTGGACGCGTCGGAGGGTGAGCCCACGGCGCGGCGGCCGCCCAGCCAGATCCTCGGCTATGTGGTGATGGTGGGCCTGTTGCTGTTTGCCACCATCGAGGCCCTGAGCCTGCTCGAATTCGAACTCCTGGCCGCGATGGTGACGGAGTTCACCCTGTTCGCCGGCAACGTGCTGCTGGGGGCGTTGATCTTCGTTGTCGGCTATTACCTGGCCGGCCTGGCGGCGGGGCTTATCCGGTCGTCGAACGTTGCCCAGTCGGATCTGCTGGCGCGGGTCGCCCAGGCGGCGGTGGTGGTGCTGGCGGCGGTGATGGCTCTGCGTCAGGCGGGTTTGGCGGAAGACGTCATCCTGCTCGCCTTCGGCCTCTCCCTCGGCGCCCTGGCGGTGGCCGCGGCGATCGCCTTCGGCATCGGCGGTCGCGACTTGGCGGCGCGCTATCTCGAACGCTGGACCGGCAAGGGCGGATCCACCGGCAACCCCGGTTCGCCCATCACCTGA